Proteins encoded within one genomic window of Theobroma cacao cultivar B97-61/B2 chromosome 7, Criollo_cocoa_genome_V2, whole genome shotgun sequence:
- the LOC18593721 gene encoding transcription factor bHLH123 isoform X1 yields MADEFNTGTNWWDSSRTNTRFDAAGSSSSSSGLNNSLGSFGWATEMVDIKAARSSMDSVSSVSGSSVVFQDTPKLQGVPDHPPPGDLHMMGLGLSSQAMDWNQALLRGDKSESSFRSMLQDNLNSSANYQQETAGMGSSQVQWRDKMFSGVGGDASVNEFKQISRGFSLDQSQFSPHGSSSDSTVTCQGLPSSFQMDSTALYGSPSTILQGLLGSENQAQQSSYENRSINYQYGAAAASYGMNTNELLPSWSKVPQFLRSSPPKQHLHGQLHFSNNAPFWNPSAAASMTDVRPGFFPSLQTQFPTGNFDEKPKQNISEGRDSSTVVKKSGNEPASKRPRNETPTPLPAFKVRKEKMGDRITALQQLVSPFGKTDTASVLSEAIEYIKFLHEQVSVLSTPYMKSGAAIQHQQSSEKSKDPEGPKQDLRSRGLCLVPVSSTFPVTHESTVDFWTPTFGGTFR; encoded by the exons ATGGCGGATGAGTTCAATACAGGAACAAACTGGTGGGATTCATCCAGGACTAATACCCGGTTCGACGCGGCTggctcttcttcttcatcatccGGGCTAAATAATAGCTTGGGGAGCTTTGGATGGGCAACTGAAATGGTTGACATCAAGGCAGCAAGGTCTTCCATGGATTCCGTCTCATCAGTTTCAGGTAGTTCAGTTGTTTTTCAGGATACCCCAAAGCTCCAAGGTGTACCTGATCATCCTCCTCCTGGTGATTTACATATGATGGGGTTAGGACTTTCTTCTCAAGCTATGGATTGGAACCAAGCTTTGCT CCGCGGGGATAAGAGTGAGAGTAGTTTTCGTTCCATGCTTCAAGATAACTTGAATTCCAGTGCAAACTATCAACAAGAAACGGCTGGGATGGGATCCTCTCAAGTTCAGTGGAGAGACAAAATGTTTTCTGGGGTTGGAGGGGATGCTTCTGTCAATGAATTTAAGCAAATCAGCAGAGGTTTTTCTCTCGATCAATCACAGTTTAGTCCCCATGGAAGTTCCAGTGATAGCACCGTGACTTGCCAGGGTTTGCCTTCCAGTTTTCAGATGGATTCAACAGCTTTGTATGGGAGTCCTTCAACAATTCTGCAAGGACTATTGGGGTCAGAAAATCAAGCACAGCAATCTTCGTACGAGAACCGTTCAATCAATTATCAATATGGAGCGGCAGCTGCAAGTTATGGAATGAACACCAACGAATTGTTGCCTTCATGGTCTAAAGTCCCTCAATTCTTGAGAAGTTCACCTCCAAAACAACATCTCCATGGTCAGTTACATTTCTCCAACAATGCCCCTTTCTGGAATCCATCTGCAGCGGCTTCCATGACTGATGTTAGGCCTGGATTTTTCCCATCATTGCAAACCCAATTTCCAACAGGAAATTTCGATGAAAAACCaaag CAGAATATATCCGAAGGTCGGGACTCAAGCACTGTGGTGAAGAAAAGTGGGAACGAACCCGCATCTAAAAGGCCTCGAAATGAAACCCCAACACCTTTGCCAGCTTTTAAG GTGAGAAAAGAGAAGATGGGGGACAGAATTACTGCACTCCAACAATTGGTTTCACCTTTCGGAAAA ACTGATACAGCCTCAGTGCTCTCTGAAGCCATTGAATACATTAAATTCCTCCATGAACAAGTCAGT GTTTTAAGTACCCCATacatgaaaagtggagctgCCATACAACATCAGCAG AGTTCTGAGAAGTCCAAGGACCCTGAAGGGCCCAAACAGGATCTTAGAAGCCGAGGGCTATGCCTGGTGCCGGTCTCCAGCACTTTTCCGGTGACACATGAGTCGACTGTGGATTTCTGGACGCCAACATTCGGAGGAACATTCAGGTAG
- the LOC18593721 gene encoding transcription factor bHLH123 isoform X2, giving the protein MADEFNTGTNWWDSSRTNTRFDAAGSSSSSSGLNNSLGSFGWATEMVDIKAARSSMDSVSSVSGSSVVFQDTPKLQGVPDHPPPGDLHMMGLGLSSQAMDWNQALLRGDKSESSFRSMLQDNLNSSANYQQETAGMGSSQVQWRDKMFSGVGGDASVNEFKQISRGFSLDQSQFSPHGSSSDSTVTCQGLPSSFQMDSTALYGSPSTILQGLLGSENQAQQSSYENRSINYQYGAAAASYGMNTNELLPSWSKVPQFLRSSPPKQHLHGQLHFSNNAPFWNPSAAASMTDVRPGFFPSLQTQFPTGNFDEKPKNISEGRDSSTVVKKSGNEPASKRPRNETPTPLPAFKVRKEKMGDRITALQQLVSPFGKTDTASVLSEAIEYIKFLHEQVSVLSTPYMKSGAAIQHQQSSEKSKDPEGPKQDLRSRGLCLVPVSSTFPVTHESTVDFWTPTFGGTFR; this is encoded by the exons ATGGCGGATGAGTTCAATACAGGAACAAACTGGTGGGATTCATCCAGGACTAATACCCGGTTCGACGCGGCTggctcttcttcttcatcatccGGGCTAAATAATAGCTTGGGGAGCTTTGGATGGGCAACTGAAATGGTTGACATCAAGGCAGCAAGGTCTTCCATGGATTCCGTCTCATCAGTTTCAGGTAGTTCAGTTGTTTTTCAGGATACCCCAAAGCTCCAAGGTGTACCTGATCATCCTCCTCCTGGTGATTTACATATGATGGGGTTAGGACTTTCTTCTCAAGCTATGGATTGGAACCAAGCTTTGCT CCGCGGGGATAAGAGTGAGAGTAGTTTTCGTTCCATGCTTCAAGATAACTTGAATTCCAGTGCAAACTATCAACAAGAAACGGCTGGGATGGGATCCTCTCAAGTTCAGTGGAGAGACAAAATGTTTTCTGGGGTTGGAGGGGATGCTTCTGTCAATGAATTTAAGCAAATCAGCAGAGGTTTTTCTCTCGATCAATCACAGTTTAGTCCCCATGGAAGTTCCAGTGATAGCACCGTGACTTGCCAGGGTTTGCCTTCCAGTTTTCAGATGGATTCAACAGCTTTGTATGGGAGTCCTTCAACAATTCTGCAAGGACTATTGGGGTCAGAAAATCAAGCACAGCAATCTTCGTACGAGAACCGTTCAATCAATTATCAATATGGAGCGGCAGCTGCAAGTTATGGAATGAACACCAACGAATTGTTGCCTTCATGGTCTAAAGTCCCTCAATTCTTGAGAAGTTCACCTCCAAAACAACATCTCCATGGTCAGTTACATTTCTCCAACAATGCCCCTTTCTGGAATCCATCTGCAGCGGCTTCCATGACTGATGTTAGGCCTGGATTTTTCCCATCATTGCAAACCCAATTTCCAACAGGAAATTTCGATGAAAAACCaaag AATATATCCGAAGGTCGGGACTCAAGCACTGTGGTGAAGAAAAGTGGGAACGAACCCGCATCTAAAAGGCCTCGAAATGAAACCCCAACACCTTTGCCAGCTTTTAAG GTGAGAAAAGAGAAGATGGGGGACAGAATTACTGCACTCCAACAATTGGTTTCACCTTTCGGAAAA ACTGATACAGCCTCAGTGCTCTCTGAAGCCATTGAATACATTAAATTCCTCCATGAACAAGTCAGT GTTTTAAGTACCCCATacatgaaaagtggagctgCCATACAACATCAGCAG AGTTCTGAGAAGTCCAAGGACCCTGAAGGGCCCAAACAGGATCTTAGAAGCCGAGGGCTATGCCTGGTGCCGGTCTCCAGCACTTTTCCGGTGACACATGAGTCGACTGTGGATTTCTGGACGCCAACATTCGGAGGAACATTCAGGTAG
- the LOC18593721 gene encoding transcription factor bHLH123 isoform X3: MADEFNTGTNWWDSSRTNTRFDAAGSSSSSSGLNNSLGSFGWATEMVDIKAARSSMDSVSSVSGSSVVFQDTPKLQGVPDHPPPGDLHMMGLGLSSQAMDWNQALLRGDKSESSFRSMLQDNLNSSANYQQETAGMGSSQVQWRDKMFSGVGGDASVNEFKQISRGFSLDQSQFSPHGSSSDSTVTCQGLPSSFQMDSTALYGSPSTILQGLLGSENQAQQSSYENRSINYQYGAAAASYGMNTNELLPSWSKVPQFLRSSPPKQHLHGQLHFSNNAPFWNPSAAASMTDVRPGFFPSLQTQFPTGNFDEKPKQNISEGRDSSTVVKKSGNEPASKRPRNETPTPLPAFKVRKEKMGDRITALQQLVSPFGKTDTASVLSEAIEYIKFLHEQVLSTPYMKSGAAIQHQQSSEKSKDPEGPKQDLRSRGLCLVPVSSTFPVTHESTVDFWTPTFGGTFR; the protein is encoded by the exons ATGGCGGATGAGTTCAATACAGGAACAAACTGGTGGGATTCATCCAGGACTAATACCCGGTTCGACGCGGCTggctcttcttcttcatcatccGGGCTAAATAATAGCTTGGGGAGCTTTGGATGGGCAACTGAAATGGTTGACATCAAGGCAGCAAGGTCTTCCATGGATTCCGTCTCATCAGTTTCAGGTAGTTCAGTTGTTTTTCAGGATACCCCAAAGCTCCAAGGTGTACCTGATCATCCTCCTCCTGGTGATTTACATATGATGGGGTTAGGACTTTCTTCTCAAGCTATGGATTGGAACCAAGCTTTGCT CCGCGGGGATAAGAGTGAGAGTAGTTTTCGTTCCATGCTTCAAGATAACTTGAATTCCAGTGCAAACTATCAACAAGAAACGGCTGGGATGGGATCCTCTCAAGTTCAGTGGAGAGACAAAATGTTTTCTGGGGTTGGAGGGGATGCTTCTGTCAATGAATTTAAGCAAATCAGCAGAGGTTTTTCTCTCGATCAATCACAGTTTAGTCCCCATGGAAGTTCCAGTGATAGCACCGTGACTTGCCAGGGTTTGCCTTCCAGTTTTCAGATGGATTCAACAGCTTTGTATGGGAGTCCTTCAACAATTCTGCAAGGACTATTGGGGTCAGAAAATCAAGCACAGCAATCTTCGTACGAGAACCGTTCAATCAATTATCAATATGGAGCGGCAGCTGCAAGTTATGGAATGAACACCAACGAATTGTTGCCTTCATGGTCTAAAGTCCCTCAATTCTTGAGAAGTTCACCTCCAAAACAACATCTCCATGGTCAGTTACATTTCTCCAACAATGCCCCTTTCTGGAATCCATCTGCAGCGGCTTCCATGACTGATGTTAGGCCTGGATTTTTCCCATCATTGCAAACCCAATTTCCAACAGGAAATTTCGATGAAAAACCaaag CAGAATATATCCGAAGGTCGGGACTCAAGCACTGTGGTGAAGAAAAGTGGGAACGAACCCGCATCTAAAAGGCCTCGAAATGAAACCCCAACACCTTTGCCAGCTTTTAAG GTGAGAAAAGAGAAGATGGGGGACAGAATTACTGCACTCCAACAATTGGTTTCACCTTTCGGAAAA ACTGATACAGCCTCAGTGCTCTCTGAAGCCATTGAATACATTAAATTCCTCCATGAACAA GTTTTAAGTACCCCATacatgaaaagtggagctgCCATACAACATCAGCAG AGTTCTGAGAAGTCCAAGGACCCTGAAGGGCCCAAACAGGATCTTAGAAGCCGAGGGCTATGCCTGGTGCCGGTCTCCAGCACTTTTCCGGTGACACATGAGTCGACTGTGGATTTCTGGACGCCAACATTCGGAGGAACATTCAGGTAG
- the LOC18593720 gene encoding probable NAD(P)H dehydrogenase (quinone) FQR1-like 1: MATKVYIVYYSMYGHVEKLAEEIKKGAASVEGVEAKLWQVPETLSEEILGKMSAPPKSDVPIITPHDLSEADGFIFGFPTRFGMMSAQFKAFLDATGGLWRTQQLAGKPAGIFYSTGSQGGGQETTALTAITQLVHHAMIFVPIGYTFGAGMFEMEQVKGGSPYGAGTYAGDGTRMPSELELAQAFHQGKYIAGIAKKLKAAA; the protein is encoded by the exons ATGGCAACCAAGGTGTATATTGT ATACTATTCCATGTATGGACATGTGGAAAAACTTGCAGAGGAGATAAAGAAAGGGGCTGCATCTGTTGAAGGTGTTGAAGCCAAACTATGGCAG GTCCCTGAGACCCTATCAGAAGAGATTCTTGGAAAGATGAGCGCACCGCCAAAAAGTGATGTGCCAATTATTACACCCCATGATCTTTCAGAGGCTGACGGTTTTATTTTTGGCTTCCCAACAAGATTTGGAATGATGTCTGCTCAATTCAAAGCATTTCTGGATGCAACTGGAGGTCTATGGAGAACTCAGCAACTTGCAGGAAAACCTGCTGGTATTTTCTATAGCACTGGATCTCAAGGTGGTGGACAAGAGACTACAGC GTTGACTGCAATCACTCAGCTTGTTCACCACGCGATGATATTTGTTCCCATTGGATACACCTTTGGTGCTGGCATGTTTGAGATGGAGCAAGTGAAAGGTGGAAGTCCCTACGGTGCAGGAACCTATGCTGGGGATGGAACTAGAATGCCATCTGAACTTGAGTTGGCACAAGCTTTCCACCAAGGGAAGTACATCGCCGGCATTGCCAAGAAACTCAAGGCAGCTGCCTGA